In the Panthera leo isolate Ple1 chromosome C2, P.leo_Ple1_pat1.1, whole genome shotgun sequence genome, TTAATGCAGGTACAGTGCTTTTGAAAAGCACCCCAAATATCAACAATATAGTTGTTGAGTAAAAGAATCCtgcacaccagtcagaatggctaaagttaacaactcaggcaacaacagatgttggcgagaatgcagggaaaggggaactcttttgcgctgctggtgggaatacaaactggtgcagccactctggaaaccagtatggaggtttctcaagaaattaaaactagaactaccctacgacccagcaattgcactactaagtatttaaccaaaggagacaggtgtgctgttttgaagggacacatgcacttcaatatttatagcagtgctatcaacaatagccaaagtatggaaagagcccaaatgtccatcaatggatgaatggataaagaagatgtggtgtgtatatatataaaatggagtattactcagcaatcagaaaaaaaaagaaatattgccatttgcaacaatgtggatggaactggaggttattatgttaagcgaaattagtcagaaaaacaCAAGTTtcatatgacttcacacataTGAGGAATTTgagatactaaacagatgaacataagggaagggaagcaaaaataatataaaacagggctggggacaaaacataaaagactcttaaatacagagaacaaactgagggttgctgggtgggggatgggctaaatgggtaaggggcattagggaagacacttgttgggatgagcactgggcgttatacacaggggatgaatcactggaatctacgggaaatcattattgcactgtatgttaactaacttggatgtaaatttaaaactaaaaataaattaaaaaaaaaaaaataagggcgGGGGGAGAATCCTGATTGTAAAGAAAATGAGCCTGTCACAGTCCCAGTGAGGGAAACTAGCTGGATGGAGGGAGGCTGGACTTGGTCAGGAATCGTCACGGCTTTTCTGAGTTcagctgttttcatttctcagtgGTCATCGTGTTGCTTCCTGTAAGTAATGTGCtatgtgtttccttctttcttttgttccagCTGTACAGCCTCACAGAGATTTTATAATTACACAAGGTGGATACTTAATGTGCAAGATAATAATTCATGTTCTTGGGGAAAATGATGTCAGAAAAACGGTTTCCACTGTTCTggaagagtgtgagcagaggaagtacacttctgtttcctttccagcCATCGGAACAGGTTTGCAGCCTCTCATCACTCAGAGATTCTGAATAATCCAGATTCCTTTAGACTTAGGCTCACTGTTCATGAACTCCATGCTGAGTCCAGGCAGTGATAGTGATATTAAACCAGAGTAGGCAAACTTTCAGACCCTGAGGGCCATCTATGGGGCCTATGCCTCTCTCATACATCTTTGTCCTTAATTGTATGTTCCCTAAGTATCTTTCCATGTTTGGTCCTTAACTTCATGGTTttcttattgttcatttttttttcctttgggggatTTATTTGTTCTTATTATATCAGTTGCCTTTTCTGCACTGACTCTCAGATCAGCATTTCTCCTTCTCCCAGACCTCCTCTGGGAGATTTCTGTTACCGGAAACTTTATATCAGAATCCAGattcaacatcatcatcatcccttGCAAACAGCCACTTTTCTTGAGTTGCATCATTTCCTGGTTTCCTCCTGCAGGGGTGCCATGATGCCCCCAGCTGTTCTGTACCCTGCTTCTTTGTGCCCCCAGACCGCACAGTCAGCACATTCTACTAAATCTTCCAGGGGTTGTTCTGTTTCAGCCTTCCTGTTTATTTCCAAAGCCTTAATACCTCCCCCATTGGGTTTACAGCAGCATCTCTCACTGGCTCCTCATTGGCACATTCACTAGATTGCAATGCTCTTTCCCAGGCCCACTGCAAATTCCTAGGGATAAAATCAGTGAATAGGATGCAGTCGCCATCCTTTAAGCAACAAGTTCAGGTCTGTCCTGCTCACAGTTTTGAGGAACACTTTCCTCCCCCATCTCTATCATAGCATACAGTAATTTCTTCTCAGTTGAAGGTGATGCTAATGACCCACCCATGATTCATTCATGCCCAATTACACAggttacttatttaaaaaatttttaacatttatttatttttgagagagagagagagaggcagagagcaagggagacacagaatcctaggcaggctccaggctctgagctgtcagcacagagtctgacgtggggcttggactcatggactgtgagatcatgacctgagctgaagtcggaagcttaactgacccagccacccaggtgcccctacacaggCTTTTTAAAATGGACTGAGAGGGCCCTAATAAAGCCATCACATGGCTATATGATTTAGTAAAGCTTCAGAAGTAAGGCATTTTAACCACTATGGGTTAGGATCACTGTTTCTTCCCACTTTGACTCCTCAGACTTTTCCTGGCACTGGGCATTGGAGAGGCTGCAAGCATTTTTGGAATATAGTTAAGGAAAGTTGACTTGAGAATatgattttcaacattttaaaatttatactttattgggatttctttttttttagtctaaATATTCACTTAtatgcataattttatatttttattttgttttattttccaagatGTATAAGTTTCAAATCGTACAAAACCTGGACCCACCCCTGACTCCTAGTTTTCCCATCTTGCAGATAAGAACTTAAAGTATTAAAGCACAAAGTCATATAGCTAGTGAGCAGTGTAACTAGGTTCAAATCCAGGAAATCTGGTCTTTACGTTGCaaccattacattttttttatgttatgtggGTTTTGTTACCATTTTGCTCTTCATTACTATATTCTTAGCTGCCACGTCCTTATGTCTCTTAGCTATTACCTTCTATTATCAtctcaattttacagatgagcaaagtgaAGTTTGGAGGTGTTGTGGGCTGAGTTATGTTCCCCTggccaaattcatatgttgaagccctaacctctgTACCTCAGAAtctgactgtatttggagatagggtctttcaagaggtaattaagttaaagtgaggtcatCAGGGTTCTCCTTCATCCAATACGACTCGTGTCCTTGTTAGGAGATTAGAGCACCCATAGGTACAGAGggaagaccacgtgaagacaTAGGGAGAAGACCACCATCTACAAGCCTcagagagaagcctcagaagaaaccaatcttTCCAGCACCTTGAtatcagacttctagcctccagaattgtgagaaaataaatttctgttgcttaagccaccagTCATGGCAATTTGTTATGGCATCCGTAGCAAACTAATGTAAGAGGGATCAAATGACTTCcacaagatcacacagctaatcagTGGAGAACCAGGGCATAAAGCCAGACCTTCTGCACCCAAATCACctgttcctttctctgtgcttccaAAGCCCTTTAGTCAGAGACCACCAGGAGCACGCACTGTAAAGAACCACACAGCATCTCACCAAGGGGTTGTTAAGGAATCATTGAGGGATGTGAGCTTGTGTTGGGTGACTTTCTGGCAGTCTAGGGTAAGTGGGGTTTTGCTCTGGATTGGATACTTGAAGGAAGCAGACATAGTTCTATGACTGGGTGTCTTACCTGGAACAGGAGAAAGTGTGGCTGAAGCCATGATTATAAATGAGGCAGCACTTGCTCCTATTAGTCAAGATGGAGAGTGTTTGGCCATTTTTGTGATTTGGCTGGTGTTCGTGTTTTTATCTGTGGTCAGACATGATTATCCAGCGGTGGTTTTTGACTTGACTCATCACAGCCACAGAGTGGTTACATTTGATGCTGTTCTATGAAGTTGTTTGAGTTCAGCCAGAGAACGCCAACACCCAGCTATGAGCGCCAGATCTGTTCTGGCTGTTAGGGGCTGCGTTCTTTCTTGGCACCAAAAACTGCATCTGCCAAATATTATCACTTGACTAACACCAGCTAAAGCTTCTTTTTGtcatctaaaaattttttctttttcaggcaaCGCCAGAAAAAACCCAGTCATAGTTGCTGATGACATGATCAGTGCTGTTGTAGACTTCGCCTGGAAACATTCCACCccatcattaaaaaaagttaaagttgtCATCTTTCTGTCTGAACTGCTAAATGTATTCTATGACaacatgaaaaagagagaaaattctgcATCACCCGTCTCTCAGTCCACATTCTTCGAGACTGCATGTAAGatgttcttctttaaaaagatcatgtGGTTCTCTCTCATATCACTTAGCAAATGTTTAGATATTGATGCTCAGTGTTTTATCAGTTTTAGGATTTTACAGACAGCCTCCTATAATATGTGGGGAAAGTGCACGAACTATGGAACGCAGCCTCCTGTCAGCTGATTATTCTTCTGTGGGGCAAAATTACTCCTGGGGAAACAGGAATAGCAAAGGAACAGGAAGAGGATAGAAGTGAGAAAGCAGGAAGAGGAGGATAGGCTTTGAAAATCCTAGCTAGTTGTCTCATTATATACTTATTGATTAGTGTTAACTCTCAGTGTCCCTTGTAGCTGTGAACAAGTGGACCAATACTGGTTTATTGATTATCCACCACCAGACAAGTTAGCCTGAGAATAGAAGCAGATGCAAGAAGAGAGTGGTCAGGGTCATTTGGTTGTGCTACTTCATGAGCAGGCAGATTCCCAGCTGCTTCTCTGTaaggtatgtgtgtatgcattatGCTTAAGTATCTGTGTTGACCTGCCCCTCTGTCCCCCATTTTGTGGCTTCTGTACTGCCTAGAAAAACAGCCTCCTCTTGCGatcactgtttttgtttatttggagcACTCACTCAAAGAGCACTGTGAGTTTCACTAGTGATGAAATGTACCTGTCATCAGGAGCCTCCCTAAACTGGAAATTGTTTTCTGACACGACCAGTAGGAATTTCAGTGCTCTCtacacctattttcttttttttttaatttttaaatgtttatttatttttgagagagagacagagcactagtgggggaggggcagagacagagagggagacacagaatctgaaacaggctccaggctctgagctgtcagcacagatcccaatgcggggctccaacttggGAACTggaaacggtgagatcatgacttgagccaaagtcggacacttaaccgactgagccgcccaggcactccTACACCTATTTTCTGACAACTGTTTTTCTCAATGTGCCTCCACATACAGCATATGTaagagttacacacacacacacacacacacatgcactaaatagaaatgaaaataatagttgGATCTGTTAATACTCTTGTAATAGCAAATAATAGAAAATCCAATTTAAACTGGCTTAtgcaaaaaaatggaatgaattgACTCACATGACTATAAAGTTGACTCATACCTGGCTTCAGGTCCAGTTTGATCCTGGTGCTCATATTATATAATCTAGACCCTGactttcttcatctctctctctctcttgtcagCTGTGTTGTCTTTAGGCTTAGGTTTCACATGGTGAAAGATGGCTGCTAGCAGCTTCAGGCTCATATCCCTATATGGTCAGGTCCAATAGGAAAGAGTATATCCTGTGGCAATATATACTTATCATCAGGAACATGATGCCTGGGAACAGAGGTGTTCACATATAGCTGAAATTCTGATTGAATCAACTTAGGTAATGATTGCAGCGAGGGAACTGGAATTACACTAATTAGCAATACAGAGTCTATATGCTCTATACTTGAAATGAAAGGGATCACTCTCCGAAGCAATGGGGAAGGGTTGTTCACCAAAAGAAATTCAGGATGCTTTTAtcagaagaaggggaaaaggcTGCTGGatagttaaaaattataatacctACTAGAGTATCTAGGGATATATAAATTAACATGCCCCCCACTTTGGTCTTTGTAGaggaaaatttgtatttaaatacaaGAGCAATAAGTCATTATCAGTAAAGTAAAAAATCAAGTGAAACTGGTTCATCCATTCCCTGCTTACACCGAGATTTTAAATTGACTTATGAAATTTACAAAATAGACACGAAAGTTAAAGGGACAAGCAAACAAAAGCTAACTAAAATGAGTAGACCAGTGACCCTATGGCACTtggagcaaaaacaaacaacaaaactgcCTTACATAATCTTCGTTGTTAGATGAAAGTAATAATGCAGATAAAATGTCAGATAAAAGGAAGTTTGTTGGCAGACACCCAAACTtgaattttaataagaatttatcatgtggacttctttaaaaaagaatttacagaGGACAACTTTGAGTTGCATTTGAGCCTATGGTCCACAATTGCTTTTCCAATGCACATTAAAGCTTTGATTGATTCAGAGAGCTTTTACTGAGCACCAGCTGAATATCAGACACTAGAGACATGGACTTGAGAGTCGTGTAAGTAGGTGGGAGTTGAAGCCATTGAGTGTGGACTGGATTATCCATGGAGACTGTGAAGGTGGAGAGAGTAAAGGCTgaaagcagagccaggattcttGGTGTATAATTCCACCTCCACCTgtggagaggaaactgaggcagggtgcACAAGGAGAGGTGCAGGGGGGCATTTATCCCAAACATCAGGAATGGGAAAGTAGAGtgacatttatcttttaaaagagatttaTAGGAAAAGCACTTGGGAAAGTGACTGGTGCATGgtaaacacttaaagaaaaagagccaTCGTGTTATTTCCCATGAAGCACTGGGCTGCAAGTCAATAGAACACAATTCTGTTCCTTCTTTGGATGGAGGCCTTCCATGTAACAATGGATGTGTGAATATTCAGCCTTCCTGGGACtaggttttctcatctctaaattgTCCAACCACAGTCATCTTTTGTCCACAGAGTAAGGTAGCACGGTTTGGTGTGGTTTAAGTGTGTGACTTAAGCTGTAGCTCTCCATAAGCTTTACTCCCCTTTAATATACCTCTGGGATGTAGGAAAGATCAAGATTAATTGTTTTTTTGAGAATAATAACCATGTTAATAAAGGACTTGGCATTTCCTAAAAGTGCTTTCACACCcttcattatgttttaaatttgaaacaaTCCCATGAGGTGATAGAGCAGATTGTGTCAGTTCCATTTTGCAAAAGAGAGCATGAAAATTCACTCAGAAGTGGTATTACTTGTTCCATGTCTTATGGCTGGTCACAGGTTGAGGCTGATCAGGTCTTCTGATTCCAAGCACTGGTATTTTCTGCTCTGCAAACTCATGacatgaaagaagagagagcccaaagaaaaactttatttacttCCCAGGCTTGCTTGCTGTattcagaaaaaagaatgtaGCAGGTCCAAGAGGACTCTAAGACCTAGGACTAGACATGATGAGGCCAAAAGATCTGGAGGGAGTGGAcagtgggagaaaggaaagaattttatttgCAGAAACAACACACTCTGTTGCTTAAGTAGTTAAAGCAGAATTTGAAAAGAGCTTCTAGATTAGGGTTTGATGTTTCCTTTTGtcatcagaatttcattccctGGATGGACTCGCTAAACAGGAAGTGAGTTCCTGGATTATTATATCTTTCACTAACAATGAGCAAATTCTGGCTTTGTTTGTAAGGAGAAATCCTTTGGCCTTTATCTGTGGTATTGTGCCATTTTCTGGCATTTTATTCTCTACTACAGTCTGTCCATATTTCTATTCATCAAGCCATCTCAGCAACTTGGTGTGTAGCCTCAATGTGTTAGAAGTTTCCGGAAGCCattggaaagcaaaggaaaattttGAGCATCATCATCTCATATGAAAGCTTTCACTTAGAATTTCcactattttctttatatagtgCTTTCTCTATTTCGTGTAGAAGATAGGGTACAAAACAATGTGTTTTAAATAACTTTGGCAAGGTacatgtttcaaaagaaaaataataaaggaccACGCtaaataaactgataaatatGAAGACATCAATAAATCGGGTTTCATGTTTATAATCAATTTCTTATGGAATTAATTGCACAGCGCTGTCTaggaaaattataatttcaagCTATAGTGAACCTAAGTTTACCTAAATATTTTAGCTAGGCATTAATATATGTCATGTTAGCGTCAGAACCATTCATTTCATCTGTGTTTGACAAATTGAGGATGATAAAAGAAGCAACTATGAAATgtgtagctttttgttttgttttgttttttctcaaagaCCAGGATtagatgaatgagaaaaaagagcATAGGAAGTGCCCTGATTTTCAATGGTCCCTGGAAATGGATATCGTGTTTTCACCAAATGTTAACTTTCCAGATAATATTCCTGAACACTGGACTGACATGAATCAGCAGCTGTCCTGTGTGATCGAACTACAACCCGGACAGTCAGAATATGACACCGTAAAGGACAAGTTCTCTGAGACTTGTCTTTCCTACAAAATAGAGAAGGTAATATTGTGCCTAAAAAATTACTTCCTTCAAATATTGAAGAACTAACATcaaagatatctttttaaaataacactcttccttcctttatgccttactagatttattttaatttgactCACTCAAGCTCCTAGACTTCAAATCTCATGGTTCCTTCCTTAGCAGTAATGAAGAAGATTCCCAAAAGCGACATATATATGTTTGGATCCTTTCACTTAACAATTTACAAACAAACTCACTCAAACTGATTGAACAAgaagaaatgtatttgaaattaaTGGAAAGTCCAGAAGTAGGATGGTCTTTGGAACAGTTGAATCCAGTGACTCAGTGATGTCTTGGATCCAGTTTCTCTGGCTTTGTCACCTTCATCCAAAGGCTGGACTCCCTTCATAATTGTGGGATGGCTGCTGGTGGCAATCAGGGGGTCTCTATGTCCTCCATTCACATACCACAGAAGGGATACAGCCACTGGATAAGAGTCCCAGGCTTTGTGTTGAATGTACCACTATAGCTAGTCTGTGTTGGGAGAGTGCTATGTGCTGACTGGCTTATACCTGGGCTATCAGATGCCATCATTGTGTGATCCCATCATGAGATTATCCAGATTGGTTAAACCCAATTAGGCTGCACCTGGGAGCTGTAAGTGAGGCCATCTCCACCCAACCAGGAGTTGCTGTACAACGGGAATGAAGTGGAATGGATGTTCAGATTCTCACAACATCCACTATGCTGCATAAAAATTTTAGCCGGTACAGGAATTTATTAGGTCATTATCATACCATGTATGTCAGAGCAGGGTATGGAAATTGATATTTCCATCCTAGTCATTTAAAAATCTAGCTGCTACTTCCATACAACAGCGTACTGAACCATACTATAGCACTTAAGAAATTGTGCTTTCATAAGCTTTCACATGCCTGACTGCTCCATTAGACAGTGGGCTTCTTAAGGTAGGAGCTGCATTCCTCGTACATCGCACAGTAGCTAGCATATTGTAGGACACAGTACCTACTAAATGAACTTAattcctgagaaagaaagagaatcaaaaGAGGGAGACTCTTGCAGAAAGGAGAGAATTTAAAGGAAGAGATGCTTCATTGATGTTAAAAGATGTTGAGAGTACAAGAACCTCGTTCAATTGTGTTTACCCAATATCTTCAACTTTCTTGGCTCTTATCCTTCTATCATATCCATTTTGAAACACCTCAGCTTTGGATTAATTCCATAGCCTactttctctcttgctgcccctggATAAAATCATTATTAATTCATGGTCCCCAACCTCTGCAGCACTGTCCGGGTGCCTGAAATTTTTATTGCTTCCTCCAGTCAACTCCCTCACGCATTCTCCATTGCAAAATTTCAACACTCTCCTTGAGGTCTtcatctgtctcaaaaaaaacTTTCCCTCCTGCTTTTATTACTTGGCTTCTCCTCAACATCTGCTACAGGTTACCACTCCATtcttcttatttatgtatttgtttttaattatttactgaaATTGAGGAATAACTgaaatatattagtttcaagtatataacatgatttgatatttgtatatattgcaaaatgattactacaataagtctagttaccatccatcattATACATagttatgaaaatttttttttcttgtgatgaggacttttcagatctactctcttagcaactttcaaatatgcaattcAGTATTATTAACATAGACACCATTCTGAGCATTTCATCCCcatacttatttcttttataactagaaatttgtAAATTTTGGCCCTCTTCACTCATGTTGTCtacccccccagcccctgcctctgacaaccatcaaactattttctgtatctgtgagctttggtttgttttttgtgggttttgtttgttttagattccacatgtaagtgaaaccatatggtatttgtctttctctgtctgacttatttcacctagcataatgccctcaaggtctatggcaagatttcatgctttttaatggctgaatagtattcctaTTCCTATAGTATGAATTCCTATAGTATGAATTCCTATAGTATGAATATAGGAATCCTATATTCCTatagtatgaatatatatatatatagtatattcctatatatagaatatacatatataatggaattatatatataatagaattatatacatatatataattgaattatatatatataatggaatgctattatgaaaaaaaatacatatatatatatatatatatatatatatatatatcacatcttcattatccattcatctatcaatggacacttaggttgatcccatatcttgactgttgtgaataatgctgaagtgaacatgggggtgcactcGATTCTTCTTGAactctcttcttcttttgtttctagaACATCATTCTTTCagatttcctcctctctccctatACCTAGATTATCTGGATCCTTTTCTTATGCTTTCATACTCCATGTGTATTCTCCTAACCCATCCCTTATCACTCTGGGaggtagtgatttttttttcttgtgtttttcccccactaGACTGAGGGCAGAGATCCAACACAGTGCTTGAtccatagtagatgttcaatagaTGATTACTGGATGTATGTTAATAAGTTCATTTTCTAGAAGGAAATAGAACTGGAgggaatgatatttttaaaaaattttcaagaaagaCAAAATTTCAAGGAGGGGATGATTTATGGTTTGAAATGTTATTGAAGGTCTAGAAAGAAATAGTCATTAGATTAGGCAGTTATGAGGTAATTTGTGACCATAATCAGAGCAATACAAGAAAACTGTTACTGGAAGAAGCCAATGGAATGGGTTTAGAGATCAGAGGGAGTTAAGGAAATCATTACTTGACAAATTTTTGAGTAGGAATTTGAATGTTAGTAAATCTCCAGGAATTCCaggtaaacatttttatgtaagtTATAAGTTCTGTTATATAAAGTAGATAATAATCAGCACTATTACAAAGTATAGGTACTCTTAACCTAGCCTTTTTCTAAAGGTGGAAAGCTACCTATTCTCTGAATTTgctgtttatttgcattttatttttcttttccttctcatttccttcctccagtcctcctgcttctcttcttctccaaattgctttttaaaaaatctacaacaAACACAATATACTGAGCTCTAaagtcattttcaaaatgttttgcttttttgtcattTGCAGATAGAGAGGATACAGAATATATGGCTCTGGAAGAGCTACCagataaagaaaaagcatatggACATCAAGAATGGCCATACAGATAATGAGAGAGTCCTATATCATGGGACAGCTGCAGACTCAGTGCCATATGTCAATCAGCATGGCTTTAATCGCAGTTATGCTGGGAAGAATGGTAAGGAAGTGAGTAATCTGGCCAACCAGAGTGAGGTGAATGATAGTTCTAGCGTTGACTATTCACACCCAAGCAGTGTAGAATCATGTGTGGCAGCCATATTGTCATTGTCAGGATAAGGCTCATTGTGTGTCACCAGAAAGGAGGATGGCAACCTTCTGAGGATAGATGgagtaaattttagaaatgatgaaACGTGGTTTTGGTGGGCAAgaactacattaaaaaatttttgtgtcaGGTTTGGGCATGGTTCTACATACTGTGATAATTTTATGTTCTTAGAAAGgcttttgtgtttctctttacAGCTGCAGCCTATGGAAAGGGAACTTATTTTGCTATTGATGCCAGTTATTCTGCTAATGATAAGTACTCCAGACCAGACAGCAATGGGAGAAAGCATATTTATGTTGTGCGAGTACTTACAGGAGTCTACACACTTGGATATGCAGGATTAGTTACCCCTCCATCAAAGAACCCTCACAA is a window encoding:
- the PARP15 gene encoding LOW QUALITY PROTEIN: protein mono-ADP-ribosyltransferase PARP15 (The sequence of the model RefSeq protein was modified relative to this genomic sequence to represent the inferred CDS: deleted 2 bases in 1 codon), whose product is MLQRIGLIFLQNIVVVGNYFYFQAFLDEFTKWSRGNPDKDRILMAGDGQGIFKTVSDPGFTAYEMKIGAVTFQIAIGDITKEKADVIVNSTTRTFNLKSGVSKAVLEGAGPAVESECAVQAVQPHRDFIITQGGYLMCKIIIHVLGENDVRKTVSTVLEECEQRKYTSVSFPAIGTGNARKNPVIVADDMISAVVDFAWKHSTPSLKKVKVVIFLSELLNVFYDNMKKRENSASPVSQSTFFETAYNIPEHWTDMNQQLSCVIELQPGQSEYDTVKDKFSETCLSYKIEKIERIQNIWLWKSYQIKKKHMDIKNGHTDNERVLYHGTAADSVPYVNQHGFNRSYAGKNAAAYGKGTYFAIDASYSANDKYSRPDSNGRKHIYVVRVLTGVYTLGYAGLVTPPSKNPHNPTDLFDSVTDNVQHPSLFVVFSDNQAYPEYLITFRC